In Carassius gibelio isolate Cgi1373 ecotype wild population from Czech Republic chromosome B20, carGib1.2-hapl.c, whole genome shotgun sequence, the following are encoded in one genomic region:
- the otofa gene encoding otoferlin isoform X9, producing the protein MALVVYLKTVTELRGKGDRIAKVTFRGLSFFSRVLENCEDEARFEQAFRWPIGSQVDGDEMLEIQVFNYSKVFTNRLIGTFRMVLQKVVEEGHLEVSDTLIDDNNSAIRTSISIEIKYQTMDGSVKVWSDGEFLDIPDDCDGTFQFETDSLLSGRSQSSGTSPGRSIHGIPTFRKTGKGVFSAMKLGKTRISKDDHKKGDDAAILDAEDLDRKTMRLGGGLDPDTISLASVTAVTTNVSNKRSKPDIKMEPSSGRLVDYQISVTVIEARQLVGLNMDPVVCVEIGEEKKYTSMKESTNCPYYNEYFVFDFHVPPDVMFDKILKISVIHSKNLLRSGTLVGTFKLDVGTVYSQAEHQFHHKWAMLSDPDDITAGCKGYVKCDIAVVGKGDNIKTPHKANETDEDDIEGNLLLPEGVPSERQWARFYVKIYRAEGLPKMNTSIMANVKKAFIGENRDLVDPYVLVQFAGQKGKTSVQKSSYEPIWNEQVIFTEMFPPLCRRLKVQIRDSDKVNDVAIGTHFIDLRKIANDGDKGFLPTMGPAWVNMYGSTRNYTLMDEHQDLNEGLGEGVSFRARLLISIAVEILDPSSAEIMSSTEVQIEPVSNMSESATGKMEEFFLFGSFLEATMIDRKIGDKAISFEVTIGNYGNQIDGVSKPASAKKKKEGGGESEEEETELIHNSSDEEGEDDGDLTSVPSTPPMKPVITDRNYFHLPYFEKKPCIYIKSWWQDQRRRLYNSNIMDKIADKLEEGLNDVQEIIKTEKAYPERRLRGVLEELSTSCSRFVTLANKDQNLSGRTKLDKERLKSCMRELESMAQQAKTIRSQVKRNTVRDKLKLVLNFLHRLRFLADEPQHSIPDVFIWMISNNKRIAYARIPSKDILYSIVDEEMGKDCGKVKAVFLRLPGKKGFGPAGWTVQAKLEMYLWLGLNKQRRDFLSGLPSGYEENKATKGTGIQAVPPISLVYNMKQVFQLRAHMYQARSLFAADSSGLSDPFARVFFSTHSQVTEVLSETLCPTWDQLLVFDNVELYGEAGELRDDPPIIVIELYDQDTVGKAEFIGRTFAKPLTKMVDEHYGPPRFPPQLEYYQIYRGNCAAGDLLAAFELLQIGPAGRAALPPIDGPTDSDRGPILPVPLGIRPVLSRYRIEVLFWGLRDLKRINLAQVDRPRVDIECAGKGVQSALIQNYKKNPNFSTLVKWFEVDLPENELLHPPLNIRVVDCRAFGRYTLVGSHAVTSLRKFIYSPPDKTANNWAHTGEIVVNMDPEPHIKKMDTVVKMDATTDAVVKVDLNEDEKEKEKKKKKKKKGEEVDEEEPDESMLDWWSKYFASIETMMENLRAQEAALAEAEEREDLEIAAESAEIKADDFPMKGTKPKEKSKDKKSSKDKKKNHDGTDKRPPKPKVDELMVYNKELESEFGSFEDWLHTFNLFRGKAGDDIDHNVVDDDRIVGRFKGSLCMYKLPLSEEIIRDAGFDPNMGMFQSIPHNDPINVLIRIYIIRATDLHPADINGKADPYIVIRLGKSEIRDKENYISKQLNPVFGKSFDIEATFPMESMLTVAVYDWDLVGTDDLIGETKIDLENRYYSKHRATCGIASNYSVHGYNVWRDPQKPTQILAKLCKEAKLDGPNYGPGGKVKVANRIFLGPTEIEDESGLKKQTEEHLALTVLRHWEEIPRVGCKLIPEHVETRPLLNPDKPGIEQGRIEMWVDMFPMDVPAPGPAIDISPRKPKRYELRVIIWNTDEVILEDDDYFTGEKSSDIFVRGWLKGQQEDKQDTDVHYHSLTGEGNFNWRFVFPFDYLMAEEKIVISKKESMFSWDETEYKIPARLTLQVWDADHFSADDFLGAIELDLNKFPRGAKTAKQCSLNMVLKEHELPTISIFKQKRVKGWWPFVARDENDEFELTGKVEAELHLLTAEEAEKNPVGLGRNEPEPLEKPNRPDTSLMWFMNPLRSIRYFIWHNYRWLILKALALLLLLLLVGLFLYSIPGYLVKKLLGA; encoded by the exons gttaATTGGCACTTTCCGCATGGTTCTGCAGAAGGTGGTGGAGGAGGGTCACTTGGAGGTGTCTGACACTCTTATTGACGACAATAACTCAGCCATACGG aCAAGTATTTCCATAGAGATCAAATATCAGACCATGGACGGGAGTGTGAAGGTATGGAGCGATGGTGAATTCCTTGATATTCCAGATGACTGTGATGGAACTTTCCAGTTTGAGACAGACAGTCTACTCTCTGGACGCAGCCAGAGCTCTGGGACATCACCTGGACGTTCTATCCACGGCATTCCCACATTCCGCAA GACAGGAAAAGGAGTGTTTTCAGCCATGAAACTGGGAAAGACGCGCATCTCTAAAGATGACCACAAAAAAGGAG ATGACGCTGCCATTTTGGATGCAGAAGATCTTGATCGAAAGACCATGCGTCTGGGCGGTGGGCTCGACCCTGATACCATCTCACTGGCCTCTGTTACTGCAGTAACCACGAACGTCTCCAACAAAAG ATCAAAGCCTGACATTAAGATGGAGCCCAGTTCAGGGCGTCTTGTGGATTATCAG ATCAGCGTAACAGTAATCGAGGCCCGTCAGTTGGTTGGTTTGAACATGGATCCTGTGGTTTGTGTGGAAATTGGCGAGGAGAAGAAGTATACATCGATGAAGGAGTCCACAAACTGCCCCTACTACAATGAG TACTTTGTCTTTGACTTCCATGTGCCTCCAGATGTCATGTTTGACAAGATCCTGAAGATTTCG GTTATACATTCTAAAAACCTTCTACGAAGCGGTACTCTGGTGGGGACCTTCAAACTAGATGTGGGAACTGTTTACTCACAAGCTG AGCATCAGTTCCACCACAAATGGGCAATGCTGTCGGACCCTGATGACATCACAGCCGGCTGCAAAGGTTACGTTAAGTGTGATATTGCAGTCGTAGGAAAAGGAGACAACATCAAGACACCGCACAAGGCCAATGAAACAGATGAGGATGACATAGAGGG GAATCTTCTTTTGCCGGAGGGTGTTCCATCAGAGAGACAATGGGCTCGGTTTTATGTTAAGATTTACAGAGCTGAGGGACTACCAAAAATGAACACCAGCATCATGGCCAATGTGAAAAAAGCATTTATCGGGGAGAACAGGGATCTTGTGGACCCTTATGTCCTGGTGCAATTTGCAGGGCAGAAG GGTAAAACGTCAGTTCAGAAGAGCAGCTACGAGCCCATCTGGAATGAGCAAGTAATCTTCACCGAGATGTTCCCACCTTTGTGTAGGCGACTGAAAGTTCAGATCCGTGATTCAGACAAGGTGAATGATGTTGCCATAGGAACCCATTTCATCGATCTACGAAAGATCGCAAACGATGGAGACAAAG GGTTCCTACCTACTATGGGCCCAGCCTGGGTGAATATGTATGGTTCTACCCGTAACTACACCCTGATGGATGAGCACCAGGACCTAAATGAGGGGCTGGGGGAAGGTGTGTCTTTTAGGGCACGCCTCCTCATTAGTATCGCAGTGGAGATCCTGGACCCCTCCTCTGCAGAAATAATGAGCTCTACTGAGGTACAAATAGAGCCGGTGTCCAACATGTCAGAG agtgccacgggGAAGATGGAGGAATTTTTCCTTTTTGGATCGTTCTTGGAGGCCACAATGATAGACAGAAAAATTGGTGATAAAGCCATCAGCTTTGAAGTCACTATCG GTAACTATGGTAACCAGATTGATGGAGTGAGCAAGCCTGCATCAGCAAAGAAGAAGAAAGAGGGTGGAGGGGAGAGTGAAGAAGAGGAGACTGAGCTCATCCATAACTCCAGCGATGAAGAGGGAGAGGATGATGGAGATTTGACATCTGTGCCGTCCACCCCTCCTATGAAACCAGTTATAACTGACAG GAATTACTTCCACTTGCCTTACTTTGAAAAGAAACCCTGCATTTACATCAAGAGCTGGTGGCAAGATCAGAGGAGACGACTCTACAACTCCAATATAATGGACAAGATTGCAGATAAACTG GAGGAAGGTCTGAATGATGTTCAAGAAATCATAAAAACAGAGAAAGCATATCCAGAACGCAGACTTCGAGGAGTTTTAGAGGAGCTTAGCACAAGTTGCAG TCGATTTGTTACACTGGCAAACAAAGATCAGAATCTATCCGGAAGAACCAAGCTGGACAAAGAGAGGCTCAAGTCCTGCATGAGAGAGTTG GAGAGTATGGCTCAGCAGGCGAAGACTATCCGCTCACAGGTGAAGAGAAACACAGTTCGAGACAAACTCAAGCTAGTGTTGAATTTCCTTCACAGGCTTCGTTTCCTGGCAGATGAG CCCCAGCACAGCATCCCTGATGTGTTCATATGGATGATTAGCAACAACAAACGCATAGCGTACGCCCGCATTCCCTCCAAAGACATCCTCTACTCAATTGTTGACGAAGAGATGGGAAAGGACTGTGGGAAAGTTaaagctgtttttctcagg CTGCCTGGAAAGAAAGGCTTTGGGCCTGCTGGCTGGACAGTTCAGGCTAAACTGGAGATGTATTTGTGGCTGGGCTTGAACAAACAGAGGAGGGACTTCTTGAGCGGCCTCCCTAGCGGCTATGAAGAAAACAAGGCTACTAAGGGAACCGGCATTCAAGCTGTTCCTCCCATCAGCCTGGTTTATAACA TGAAGCAGGTGTTTCAGCTGAGGGCCCACATGTATCAGGCTCGCAGTCTGTTTGCTGCTGACAGTAGCGGCCTGTCTGACCCTTTTGCAAGGGTTTTCTTCTCCACCCACAGCCAGGTGACAGAG GTCCTCAGTGAGACTCTTTGTCCTACATGGGATCAGTTGCTTGTGTTTGATAATGTTGAACTCTACGGTGAGGCTGGGGAACTCCGTGATGATCCACCAATCATTGTCATTGAACTGTATGACCAAGACACTGTG GGGAAAGCTGAGTTCATTGGGCGAACATTTGCAAAGCCACTAACTAAGATGGTTGATGAACACTACGGGCCGCCACGGTTTCCCCCTCAGCTGGAGTACTACCAAATCTACAGAGGAAACTGCGCTGCAGGAGATCTGTTGGCTGCTTTTGAGCTCCTGCAG ATTGGTCCAGCAGGGCGGGCAGCTCTTCCTCCAATTGATGGGCCGACTGATTCTGACCGTGGACCCATTCTTCCTGTTCCATTGGGCATACGACCAGTTCTCAGCAGATATCGTATAGAG GTCCTGTTCTGGGGTCTGAGGGACCTTAAAAGAATCAATCTGGCTCAGGTGGACAGGCCTCGCGTGGACATCGAGTGTGCAGGGAAAGGAGTTCAGTCAGCCCTCATTCAGAACTACAAGAAGAATCCTAACTTCAGCACGTTAGTAAAGTGGTTTGAAGTG GATCTGCCAGAAAATGAGCTTCTTCATCCACCACTCAATATTCGGGTGGTGGACTGCAGGGCATTCGGACGCTACACCTTGGTGGGGTCTCATGCCGTGACCAGCCTTCGCAAGTTCATCTACAGCCCCCCAGACAAGACTGCTAACAACTGGGCTCACACCG GTGAAATTGTGGTCAACATGGACCCTGAACCCCACATTAAGAAGATGGACACAGTTGTCAAGATGGATGCT ACCACCGATGCTGTTGTTAAAGTAGACTTG AATGAGGAtgagaaggagaaagagaaaaagaaaaagaagaaaaagaaaggagaAGAAGTGGACGAGGAGGAGCCGGATGAGAGCATGTTGGACTGGTGGTCCAAATACTTTGCCTCAATAGAGACTATGATGGAG AATCTCAGAGCCCAGGAGGCTGCTCTGGCAGAGGCAGAGGAAAGAGAAGATTTGGAGATAGCAGCAGAGAGTGCAG AGATCAAAGCTGATGACTTTCCTATGAAAGGCACCAAACCCAAGGAGAAGAGCAAAGACAAGAAGAGCTCCAAGGACAAAAAGAAGAACCACGATGGCACAGATAAACGACCTCCAAAACCAAAAGTTGATGAACTCATG GTGTACAATAAAGAGCTGGAGAGTGAGTTTGGTAGCTTTGAGGACTGGCTCCACACCTTCAACCTGTTTAGAGGAAAGGCTGGAGATGACATTGACCACAATGTGGTTGATGATGACAGGATTGTGGGCAGATTCAAG GGCTCCCTCTGTATGTATAAACTCCCACTGTCTGAGGAGATCATCAGGGACGCAGGATTTGACCCAAACATGGGCATGTTCCAAAGTATTCCTCACAATGACCCTATCAATGTTCTCATAAGGATTTATATCATTAGA GCAACAGATCTGCATCCCGCGGATATAAATGGTAAAGCAGATCCTTATATAGTCATTCGATTGGGAAAGTCAGAGATTCGGGACAAGGAGAACTACATATCCAAGCAGCTAAATCCTGTCTTTGGAAA ATCGTTCGACATAGAGGCTACGTTCCCAATGGAGTCCATGCTGACGGTTGCAGTATATGACTGGGATTTGGTTGGAACTGACGACCTGATTGGTGAGACTAAGATCGATTTGGAGAACCGATACTACAGCAAACACAGAGCCACATGTGGCATTGCATCCAACTACTCTGT CCATGGTTACAATGTATGGCGTGACCCTCAGAAGCCAACCCAGATCCTTGCTAAGTTGTGCAAAGAAGCTAAACTGGATGGACCCAATTATGGACCTGGTGGGAAGGTCAAAGTTGCAAACCGCATCTTTCTTGGGCCAACAGAAATTGAAGATGAGAGCG GTCTGAAGAAGCAGACTGAAGAACACTTGGCTCTTACGGTTCTTAGGCATTGGGAGGAGATCCCACGTGTTGGTTGCAAACTCATCCCTGAGCATGTGGAGACCAGACCGCTCCTCAACCCAGACAAGCCAGGCATAGAGCAG GGAAGGATTGAAATGTGGGTGGACATGTTTCCTATGGATGTACCAGCACCAGGACCAGCCATTGACATATCACCACGCAAACCAAAGAG ATATGAGCTCAGGGTGATAATATGGAATACTGACGAGGTAATTCTGGAAGACGATGATTACTTCACAGGGGAAAAGTCCAGTGACATTTTTGTGAGGGG TTGGCTAAAAGGACAGCAGGAGGACAAACAGGACACAGACGTGCATTATCACTCTCTAACTGGGGAAGGAAACTTCAACTGGCGCTTTGTTTTCCCTTTTGACTATCTCATGGCTGAGGAGAAGATAGTCATCTCTAAGAAGGAATCCATGTTTTCCTGGGATGAGACCGAGTACAAGATTCCTGCTCGACTCACCCTTCAAGTATGGGATGCTGACCATTTCTCCGCAGATGACTTCCTGG GTGCGATTGAGCTGGACTTGAATAAGTTTCCCCGTGGGGCAAAAACAGCTAAGCAGTGCTCTCTCAACATGGTTCTCAAAGAGCATGAGCTGCCAACCATCTCCATCTTCAAACAGAAAAGAGTGAAGGGCTGGTGGCCATTTGTGGCCCGGGATGAGAATGATGAATTTGAGCTCACA GGGAAAGTGGAGGCAGAGCTCCATCTGTTGACAGCGGAGGAGGCAGAGAAAAATCCAGTCGGCCTTGGGCGGAATGAACCTGAACCACTTGAGAAACCAAA TCGTCCAGACACCAGTCTAATGTGGTTCATGAACCCTCTGAGGTCCATACGATACTTCATTTGGCACAACTACCGCTGGCTGATCCTGAAGGCTCTGgccctgctgctcctcctcctcctcgttgGGCTCTTCCTCTACTCTATTCCTGGATACTTGGTCAAGAAACTCCTAGGGGCATGA